The sequence ATTTATACTTTCTTCCTTTATGAAATATCAGAATGAAGATATTTCGCCGAGGAAGAATTCGATCAGATACGTTAAATTCGACTTGAATAACGAGCTGGAAAATTTGAAAAATCAAATATCGTTTAACTACTCTGAACAGAGGCGGGATTTTTATTTCAAAGCCGACAGTATTACTTCATACGAATTCGGCGTCAACAATAACATCCAGACTCGCAAGGAATCCGACTATCATATAATCGACAGACTTACTTTCGCTCAGTTAAATTCGCCGTTGAAATTTGAATTGACCGGCAAACTTTCGTGGAAACAGGTGGAAAGATCTACCAGGTACGTAAGTATAGCCAACACATCAAGCAGCTCATTCGACGCCGAAATACAGGAAATGAACCTGGAGCTGGGAACTAATATCGACTATACGACCGACAATCTGAAATCAACGTTGAGATTCACATACTCCGAACGCGACGAAAACCACAAACCGCGGGAAATTGAAGGGCTGAGTCAGATAATTTTCAATCAAAGGGAAAAGACCGAGTCGTTAAAAAATAATTTTTCGAAAATTGCGCATATTTCTTTTTCCTCTTTATATAAAATTTCCGACAACGATTTGCTGACATTTAATTTATACCACAGAAAACTTCAATACGACACTCCGAGCCCGGATAATTATGACGATCGGGACGAACTCCTAAGCACAGCCTCATTAACCTATCTGAAAAGACTGAGCCGGATTTTTGCGGCGTTTATCAATCTGGAAGGCACTTTCAATAAAACGGTCTATATTTTTTCCCGGCGTAGTTCGAACAATAATGTACAGAGGATACTCAAATTCGGCGCGGGAGGTATAATCGAATCGGGTAAATTCCGCTCCGTTAACACGGCTGAAGTTTCCGCCAATTATACCGTCTTCGATTACGAAAAACTAAATCCGAACTACAAAAGTTTCTCGTATCGGCACCTGATGTTGAAAGATTCCACCTTAACAAACGTCTGGAAGAATCTCGATTTTTTTGTTACAAGCTATATTAAATTTTCTGAACAGGGCGATTTCAACTGGGATAGTTTTTCTGCAAGTCCCGTAAGATTTTTATCTGAATTTTACGCCGAGCCCAAATTGATTTTCAAAATAGAAGGTTTCCATTTAGGACTTGGCATACGATATTTTATACTGGAGACGTATAATTACACAACGGGTCTGGAGAAAAACCTGGCGTCCACATACAAAAGCATCGGTCCCATTGCATCGGCGCGTTATATTATCGGCAGCAAAATAGATTTTACATTCGACGGAACCTATGAATTCATAACTTCATCAAATAACGGCAGAGAACTGATAAATTTCAACATGTATTTAAATTATCGATTATAATTTGCACCAATAAAGAATGTGTTTTATTTTTATAGAGTTATTTATGGAGTGTCTATTTTGACAGAAAAAATATGTTATAAAGAAATTCCGAGCGACAGAAGTCTGCTGCCGGCGCTGGACGAATTTATTATTGGAGTGGCAAAAGATGCGGGTTTGTCGCCCGAAAAGTTTAACAATCTGTCGTTATCTTTTTCAGAAGCTGTTTCCAACAGCATTATTCACGGCAATAAAAACGACCCCGACAAAAGAATAAGAATCACCGTAAAAGTAGACGATTCAAAAATGGTAATTATAATTAAAGACCAGGGCAAAGGATTCGATCTGGGTTCTATTCCCGACCCGACTAAACCTGAAAATCTTCTCAAAGAAAGCGGTCGCGGAATCCACATCATAAAGTCTTTCGTCGACGATTTGAAATATAATTTTACCGGCGATGGCACAGAAACGATTCTTGTGCTGAATTTAAAATAAATCAATATTTTACTTGTCCGGCAAACTTCCTATATTGTGTCCGTAAATCCAATTAATAAAAGGAGCAGCCATGCCCAGAAAAAAAATTGCGCTTATAGGAGGAGGACAAATTGGCGGCGTTCTCACCCAGTTAATAGCTTTAAAAGAATTAGGCGACGTAGTCTTATACGATATCGTTGAAGACCTTCCTCAAGGGAAAACATTGGACGTAGCCGAAGCGTCGCGAGTCGACCAATTCGACGTTTCGATCAAAGGCACGAATGACTACAAAGATATTGCAGGAGCCGACCTCGTAATTATTACCGCAGGATTGCCGAGAAAACCCGGAATGAGCCGCGACGACCTTTTGACAACCAATGCCAAAATAATGAAAACTGTCGCAGAAAACGTAAAAACCTATGCGCCCGATTCGATTGTCATCGTTATTTCGAATCCGCTCGACGCAATGGTAACACTGTTTCAAAAAGTAAGCGGTTTTCCGACTCAAAGAGTGATGGGACAAGCGGGAGTGCTCGATTCTTCCAGGTTTGCCTCGTTTATTGCATGGGAGTTGGGAGTATCCGTTAAAGACGTAAACGCAATGGTGCTGGGCGGCCACGGGGATACAATGGTTCCTCTGGTACGTTACGCCAATGTTAACGGAATTCCCGTTATGGAAATGTTAGAGCGCAAATACAACGATTCGGGCAAAGCCAAGGAAGTTATGGAAGCCATCGTTCAAAGAACGCGTATGGCAGGCGGCGAAGTTGTAAAATTGCTTAAAACCGGTTCGGCATTCTATTCGCCGGCAGCATCCGCAATAGCAATGGCTAAAGCAATTTTGAACGACGAAAAAAGACTTTTGCCTACATGCGCTTATCTCAACGGCGAGTTCGGCGTTAAAGGTTTCTATGTGGGAGTGCCCGCTATATTAGGCGAAAAAGGGGTGGAAAAAGTCATAGAACTTACTCTGAACGATGAAGAGCAGTCAATGTTTAATAATTCCGTCGAGGCTGTCAAGAAGTTAATAGAAGATATGTCAAGATTGGGCTTTTAACAAAAAACCCTCCTTTAAGGAGGGTTTTTTTTATGAAAGAGATTCGTAAACGCTTACGTATTTTCTGTTGTTTTTCTTGCGCTCAAACTTTACATAACCGTCGATCGTAGCAAAGAGAGAATGGTCGCCTGCCAATTTTACATTCTTGCCGGGATGGAAATTGGTACCCTTCTGGCGAACTAAAATTGAACCGGCTGTTACTCTTTCTCCGCCGAAAGCTTTCACGCCCAAATATTGAGGATTACTGTCGCGACCGTTTCTAGACGAACCCTGTCCTTTTTTATGAGCCATTTATTCCTCCTCCTTATGCTATCTTTGTAATTTCGATTCTAGTTAACTGCTGGCGATGCCCGTTTTTCTTTTTGTACGATTTTCTTCTCTTCTTTTTGAAGACAAGCACTTTATCGTCTTTCACGTGTTCCAGCACTTTGGCATGGACTTTTACGCCTTCCACTTTCGGAGCGCCGACTTTGGTATTTTTATCGTCGTTATACAAAAGAACCGTATCGAATACCACTTCCGAATCGGGTTCATTGCTTAATTTTGGGACATATATTTTTTTGTTCTCCGTTACGACAAACTGTTGCCCAGCGATATCTACAACAGCAAACATTATTCCTCCAAATTATCATTTTTTTTGAA comes from Melioribacter roseus P3M-2 and encodes:
- a CDS encoding ATP-binding protein, whose translation is MTEKICYKEIPSDRSLLPALDEFIIGVAKDAGLSPEKFNNLSLSFSEAVSNSIIHGNKNDPDKRIRITVKVDDSKMVIIIKDQGKGFDLGSIPDPTKPENLLKESGRGIHIIKSFVDDLKYNFTGDGTETILVLNLK
- the mdh gene encoding malate dehydrogenase; protein product: MPRKKIALIGGGQIGGVLTQLIALKELGDVVLYDIVEDLPQGKTLDVAEASRVDQFDVSIKGTNDYKDIAGADLVIITAGLPRKPGMSRDDLLTTNAKIMKTVAENVKTYAPDSIVIVISNPLDAMVTLFQKVSGFPTQRVMGQAGVLDSSRFASFIAWELGVSVKDVNAMVLGGHGDTMVPLVRYANVNGIPVMEMLERKYNDSGKAKEVMEAIVQRTRMAGGEVVKLLKTGSAFYSPAASAIAMAKAILNDEKRLLPTCAYLNGEFGVKGFYVGVPAILGEKGVEKVIELTLNDEEQSMFNNSVEAVKKLIEDMSRLGF
- the rpmA gene encoding 50S ribosomal protein L27, with product MAHKKGQGSSRNGRDSNPQYLGVKAFGGERVTAGSILVRQKGTNFHPGKNVKLAGDHSLFATIDGYVKFERKKNNRKYVSVYESLS
- the rplU gene encoding 50S ribosomal protein L21: MFAVVDIAGQQFVVTENKKIYVPKLSNEPDSEVVFDTVLLYNDDKNTKVGAPKVEGVKVHAKVLEHVKDDKVLVFKKKRRKSYKKKNGHRQQLTRIEITKIA